A window of Tetrapisispora phaffii CBS 4417 chromosome 9, complete genome contains these coding sequences:
- the TPHA0I02080 gene encoding uncharacterized protein, protein MSVPGAIVEDSNNIFESHRIWQATYPNSNLTEVSLTERDSLFDNDEFKLVDDFDLHYQHFMSDTTTSNGKSSTESTIRKRDRITLRLKEFKDKVIGNFRRIKEDKTRKHSGIKNTTSQNMNIKNYKTDIDKYEDLFSDTDNMNVPIRTDAYQCPQDINMLQELSPKPMENVELLET, encoded by the coding sequence ATGTCTGTACCAGGAGCAATAGTAGAAGattctaataatatattcGAAAGTCATAGAATATGGCAAGCCACTTATcctaattcaaatttaactGAAGTGTCGTTGACTGAGAGAGACAGTCTATTTGATAATGACGAGTTTAAATTAGTTGACGACTTCGATCTGCATTATCAACATTTTATGAGTGACACTACTACATCGAACGGGAAAAGCTCGACAGAAAGTACAATAAGGAAACGGGATCGAATTACTTTAAGACTCAAAGAGTTCAAGGATAAAGTAATCGGAAACTTCCGACGTATTAAAGAAGATAAGACACGTAAACATTCTGGGATAAAAAACACAACCTCCCAGaatatgaatattaaaAACTATAAAACTGATATAGACAAATATGAGGATCTATTTAGTGACACTGACAATATGAATGTTCCTATAAGAACAGATGCATATCAATGCCCCcaagatataaatatgctTCAAGAACTCTCGCCAAAGCCAATGGAAAATGTAGAATTGCTTGAAACTTAA
- the MET28 gene encoding Met28p (similar to Saccharomyces cerevisiae MET28 (YIR017C); ancestral locus Anc_7.122): MSQLLNVKNSDISERLKDLIKNNSELGSQLLSLLIVSSENSKEIIDAINNNSVQTKANLDEYSIPRSLTVSERDLEVDSEVVKSDDPVEYEKCQEELLLEKRRKNIEASARFRQRKKLREQETKKKRDMLNRRVAELYSKIEDLTIENKYWREKIEKINEQKSNELLNEIKLKNTN; this comes from the coding sequence ATGTCACAACTATTGAATGTGAAAAATTCAGATATATCTGAGAGATTGAAAGacttaattaaaaataattctgaaTTAGGGTCACAATTACTTTCGCTTCTTATAGTCAGTAGTGAAAATTCTAAAGAGATAATTGATGCCATTAACAATAATAGCGTGCAAACAAAGGCAAATTTAGACGAATATTCGATACCCAGGTCACTTACTGTGAGTGAACGAGATTTAGAGGTAGATTCCGAGGTTGTCAAGTCCGATGATCCTGTTGAATATGAGAAATGTCAAGAAGAGTTGTTACTTGagaagagaagaaagaacATCGAGGCTAGTGCAAGGTTCAGACAGAGAAAGAAGTTGAGAGAACAAGAGACAAAGAAGAAACGAGATATGTTAAATAGAAGAGTCGCTGAATTGTACTCAAAGATAGAAGATttaacaattgaaaataaatattggAGAGagaaaatagaaaaaatcaatgaaCAAAAATCTAATGAGTTActaaatgaaattaaactaaaaaatacaaattaa
- the SEC3 gene encoding GTP-Rho binding exocyst subunit SEC3 (similar to Saccharomyces cerevisiae SEC3 (YER008C); ancestral locus Anc_7.154), which translates to MVGPKSPFKRSSNNDSNHKRNNSTNSATHDGYTHSRNTSVGATPPISNANNNTHKRNVSTSSTNSNFLAEQYDRDRRNIIHYCFSANTKNPNGQPNSYITHVRIIEDAKFPSSKPVGPVKLDQKKKRCLILSSKAENKDLIQIHKARENPDGSFQIGRTWDLKSLTRIEREPEVNEGFMLTIGKKYYWETNSSKERLVFIKSLVKIYLQAFEGHVPELVHWDLSLFYLDERSYERAVIHPKESELAIQQSTIATTTLTTTTTTTTTTTTTTTTTTTTTTTTTTTTTTTTTTTTIQQQQLEQQQLEEHQQNNIYDRTFQGETASNRPSSNSTANMVYDPVIPRSVDRTSNRSNLNSGYIADEVTHGSINNSKNRSMSPERNSLNKAPYSSSSTINQLNKQYLSPVRQQTTEYDNNVNGGAYANEEEDFNFQKIESRQVYNSELGTNEEEDYEQLVKHDNMLDNLNAVLSDKQTIHSSLTDDDDEKETQPLTILSRNKSNAEIESDNVVDLYGDNDENESNIYDDYNYKLDLNEDLNQTKEISMNGYQSSQISNESSARQSKYRITNGPESTEFDDTYEDTNEDTNDISYEQGDEIRYSQMIDTESKNRLAENLAEEPEYINEQQADHQYHAVSTIQEEAPLVGNFSSMEDNELENKKRDSTKMFLTPLEVDDQALEEILMDVNWELDDDTDNVLQKLDNQLSDTRYTFNNRLISLGKTDTTVKEYEEILSTECEKVQPIFSLFLMEMNNLSSDIDYVECQANGLQVESANKKVLWKLLTELLNSVSLNENDLNELLSSPISERNLPRIELQLKGLYKAIVAIKGQTDNDMTTPFKSSDSTDLGKMQALAPRRKAYEKVTTVFLQRVEKELIRKFESFHTDISSDDQLTNILNRILIFSSLTSFCKNISPESYDTIIEQWNNNIKDVYLTRFNNIIKNLDDKLSDYQNELENSPLNHQQEESFLKQWKYYKKNNKLTIDIPRTSIYMSNFIQAVNSIENLCIIYQNFVDDFFHISEFKDFDEYLQDHSDYNIKTGSLKILKDVSSDRDSNLIRTNLVSKIFSPILSKFTNEIQRVFNLDKTIIPSILLFFEIQIKKLESSNQDFLLTVLTRLSTTIKQLWSEFIDDRVIYYERVLVNINNSTENSITPAILSMPIFIKNSSDLISFVFNELKTEHNIDTNIANYNVNEIVNTSFAKISMAVTEILSRNSVHSNESQENVKADDISTDINKIIVLLLNSYWLGEMLPIVSLNLNNNVFEKPILKAKQIFDYEKTMYAKFLLLQLMPKLTSFVNGATTIIANSQKNSNGNVMVNPSRWAVYSKQNLDNILSAYTSQEIRLLVKALHDEMLDKLISNDTDFGVSLCNKLWSSIQGETVSLYLKLYTLVDKHYQGTSIQFSKNDLITAFDHYKE; encoded by the coding sequence ATGGTAGGTCCTAAATCCCCTTTTAAAAGGTCTTCGAATAACGACAGTAATCATAAGCGAAATAACTCGACCAATAGTGCTACGCATGATGGATATACACACTCTAGAAATACCAGTGTAGGTGCAACACCTCCTATTAGTAATGCCAATAATAACACTCATAAGAGAAATGTTTCAACGTCATCGAcaaattctaattttttgGCTGAACAATATGATAGAGatagaagaaatattattcactattgtttcagtGCTAATACAAAGAATCCAAATGGACAACCAAATAGTTATATAACGCACGTCAGGATTATTGAAGATGCAAAGTTTCCTTCTTCCAAGCCGGTGGGTCCTGTTAAACTAgatcaaaagaaaaaaagatgCTTGATTTTGAGTTCCAAAGCTGAAAACAAAGATTTGATACAAATTCACAAAGCCAGAGAAAATCCAGACGGTTCTTTCCAAATTGGTAGGACATGGGatttgaaatcattaaCAAGAATTGAAAGAGAACCCGAGGTGAATGAAGGTTTTATGTTGACAATCGggaaaaaatattactgGGAAACGAATTCTTCAAAGGAAAGGCTTGTTTTCATAAAATCATTggtgaaaatatatttacaagCGTTCGAAGGTCATGTCCCTGAACTAGTCCATTGGGATTTAAGTTTATTCTACCTGGATGAGCGATCCTACGAAAGAGCTGTGATTCATCCAAAAGAATCAGAGCTAGCAATTCAACAGTCAACAATTGCAACAACAACACttacaacaacaacaacaacaacaacaacaacaacaacaacaacaacaacaacaacaacaacaacaacaacaacaacaacaacaacaacaacaacaacaacaacaacaacgaTCCAGCAGCAGCAGTTGGAACAGCAGCAATTGGAAGAGCATCAACAgaacaatatatatgataGAACATTCCAAGGTGAGACTGCGTCAAATAGACCATCCTCGAATTCAACTGCAAATATGGTTTATGATCCAGTTATACCAAGATCCGTAGATAGAACCAGCAATAGAAGTAACTTGAATAGCGGTTACATTGCAGATGAAGTAACACACGgatcaattaataattccaAAAATAGATCAATGTCTCCAGAAagaaattctttaaataaagcTCCATATTCTAGTAGTTCTACTATTAACCAGTTgaataaacaatatttatcaCCTGTGAGACAACAAACTACTGAATATGACaacaatgtaaatggcgGTGCTTATGCTAATGAGGAGGAAGATTTTaactttcaaaaaattgagTCCAGACAAGTTTATAATTCTGAACTAGGAACCAATGAAGAGGAAGACTATGAACAGCTGGTAAAACATGATAATATGCTGGATAATCTAAATGCCGTACTTTCTGATAAACAAACCATACATTCATCACTTACTGACGACGATGATGAGAAAGAAACTCAGCCATTAACCATCCTTTCACGTAATAAAAGTAATGCTGAAATTGAAAGCGACAATGTTGTAGATTTATATGGAGACAAcgatgaaaatgaaagtAACATATATGatgattataattataagtTAGATTTAAATGAGGACTTGAATcaaacaaaagaaatttcTATGAATGGTTACCAAAGTTCtcaaatttcaaatgaaaGCAGTGCCCGTCAATCAAAATATAGGATTACCAATGGACCTGAGAGTACTGAGTTTGACGATACCTATGAAGACACAAATGAAGACACAAACGATATTTCATATGAACAAGGCGATGAGATACGTTACAGTCAAATGATAGATACGGAGTCTAAAAATAGGCTTGCAGAAAATTTAGCAGAGGAGCCGGAATATATCAATGAACAACAAGCTGACCATCAATATCATGCTGTTTCAACCATTCAAGAAGAGGCTCCATTAGTAGGTAACTTTTCCAGCATGGAAGATAATGAGCTTGAGAATAAAAAGCGCGATTCGACTAAGATGTTCCTAACACCATTGGAAGTTGATGATCAAGCATTAGAAGAAATCCTGATGGATGTTAATTGGGAATTAGATGATGATACAGATAATGTCCTTCAGAAACTTGACAACCAATTATCAGATACTAGATATACCTTTAATAATCGGTTAATTTCTTTAGGAAAAACAGATACAACTGTGAAAGAGTATGAAGAAATTCTAAGCACTGAATGTGAAAAAGTTCAaccaatattttctttattccTAATGGAAATGAATAATCTTTCTAGTGATATTGATTACGTAGAATGTCAGGCCAACGGCTTACAAGTCGAAAGTGCAAACAAAAAAGTTCTATGGAAACTTTTGActgaattattgaattctgtgtcattaaatgaaaatgacTTGAATGAGTTGTTAAGCTCTCCAATCAGTGAAAGAAATTTACCGAGAATCGAATTGCAATTGAAAGGTTTATATAAAGCAATTGTTGCAATTAAGGGTCAAACAGATAATGATATGACCACGCCATTTAAAAGCTCTGATTCCACTGATCTGGGTAAAATGCAAGCTTTGGCACCAAGGAGAAAAGCCTATGAAAAAGTCACCACTGTGTTTTTGCAAAGAGTTGAGAAGGAGTTAATTAGGAAATTTGAAAGTTTTCATACAGATATATCATCAGATGATCAATTAACAAATATTCTTAATAGAATATTGATATTCTCTTCATTGACCTCTTTTTGTAAGAATATTTCACCGGAGTCTTACGATACGATTATTGAGCAATGGAACAACAATATCAAGGATGTCTATTTAACCAgatttaacaatattattaagaaTTTAGATGATAAACTTTCTGATTACCAAAATGAACTTGAAAACTCACCATTGAATCATCAACAAGAAGAGAGCTTTTTGAAGCAATGGAAATACTAcaagaaaaacaataaattgACAATAGATATTCCAAGAACCtcaatatatatgagtAACTTCATACAAGCCGTAAATTCTATTGAAAACTTATGTATCATTTACCAAAACTTCGTTGATGATTTTTTCCATATTTCTGAGTTTAAAGATTTTGATGAATATTTACAAGACCATAGTGATTACAATATTAAGACAGGatcattgaaaattttaaaagatgtTAGTTCAGATAGAGACTCCAACTTAATCAGAACAAATTTGGTGtctaaaatttttagtCCTATTCTTTCTAAATTTACAAATGAAATTCAAAGAGTTTTCAATTTAGATAAAACTATCATACCAtccattttattattttttgaaatacaAATTAAAAAGCTCGAATCCTCAAATCAAGACTTCTTGTTGACAGTTTTAACAAGATTATCAACCACCATTAAACAATTATGGTCTGAATTCATCGATGATAGAGTTATATATTATGAAAGAGTATTAGTGAACATCAATAACAGCACTGAGAATAGTATTACTCCAGCAATCTTATCAATGccaattttcattaaaaacTCGTCtgatttaatatcatttgtattcaatgaattaaaaaCTGAACATAACATTGATACCAACATTGCCAATTACAATGTCAATGAAATTGTCAATACATCATTTGCAAAGATTAGCATGGCAGTGACAGAAATTTTATCACGGAATAGTGTTCATAGTAATGAAAGTCAAGAAAATGTTAAAGCAGATGACATTAGTACTGatattaacaaaataatagtGTTACTATTGAATTCATATTGGTTAGGAGAAATGTTACCAATTGTTTCATTAAACTTAAACAATAACGTGTTTGAGAAACCAATCCTTAAAGCCaaacaaatttttgattatgAAAAGACAATGTATGCGAAGTTTTTACTATTACAATTGATGCCAAAATTGACCTCCTTTGTTAACGGTGCCACAACTATCATAGCCAATTCTCAAAAGAATAGCAATGGTAATGTAATGGTAAATCCATCAAGATGGGCAGTCTACAGTAAACAGAACTTAGACAACATTCTTTCAGCATATACTTCACAAGAGATCAGATTATTAGTGAAAGCATTACACGATGAAATGCTCGACAAGTTAATCAGCAACGACACAGATTTTGGAGTATCACTATGCAACAAACTGTGGTCGAGCATACAAGGTGAGACTGTCTCTTTGTACTTGAAACTGTATACATTAGTTGACAAACACTATCAAGGTACCTCGATCCAATTTTCTAAAAACGATCTAATTACCGCCTTTGATCATTATAAGGAATAA
- the NTF2 gene encoding Ran GTPase-binding protein NTF2 (similar to Saccharomyces cerevisiae NTF2 (YER009W); ancestral locus Anc_7.155), with amino-acid sequence MDFNGLAQQFTEFYYNQFDSDRSQLGNLYRDESMLTFETTQLQGTKNIVEKLTSLPFQKVTHRITTLDAQPASPSGDVLVMITGDLLIDEEQNAQRFSQVFHLIPEGNSYYVFNDIFRLNYSA; translated from the coding sequence ATGGATTTCAACGGTCTAGCACAACAATTCACTGAATTTTACTACAATCAATTCGATTCTGACAGATCTCAATTGGGTAACTTATATAGAGATGAGTCTATGTTAACTTTCGAAACTACTCAATTACAAGGTACTAAGAACATCGTCGAAAAACTAACTTCTTTACCATTCCAAAAGGTTACCCACAGAATCACCACTTTGGATGCTCAACCAGCTTCTCCAAGTGGTGATGTTTTAGTTATGATCACTGGTGATCTACTGATCGATGAAGAACAAAATGCACAAAGATTCTCTCAAGTCTTCCATTTAATTCCAGAAGGTAACTCTTACTATGTATTTAATGACATCTTTAGATTAAACTATTCTGCTTAA
- the CRT10 gene encoding Crt10p (similar to Saccharomyces cerevisiae CRT10 (YOL063C); ancestral locus Anc_3.163), translating into MNFDSDLFQKWLFTRRVKNVNCIGSPVSENGAGGREDIPNEIEELKKIYDVLYMKDVRDVKTEFSDLTVASAMEYQNNLANLSVSSNFKANNNELYDEFIKRVKREKVNREPVLCKSRIQDPAMLLLPPNERLLVEDLENDISEMPGALDIINVYGNTFCCYKNWCFTAIKGKISIHNIDELTDGKHISTTIDLNKFYQSNNFNELYSSLGMSRYAPMKRNDELDLDIDMDIDNELNEHITFMKISKLMDIDVLCVTTELSHAFIISIQDILEQTNINNKSNKLCNFSSDIKPENLNIWIFKVSESCWSIDIFDNLSDGMAFIAIGHNKPGITIFSIPFEKLKRNYRPSVEYSKSRKINVQEILCGHNIPSLKFLPEQVDSNGNILLVFASIFGNVATMKIKLDKDFNKIVCNIHDYQLFDEYCWNIINLKRTDFLKVSKFEFLTLNYQNNYKKSIISSIYQDSTLFGLVPESVLVSDDLGIGTLTTQISVPLSNISHRRTDYIDSDIKLRYTCFDDDNSIIEGTLKPEIALTYDPLSEYYDYNYDNSLTWDDKVKYSTRIQSLCHYHPFMDYSKFDFGSNFNQTFEKWIISNEKLDDNNRNGNGKTESNYLLEYAFTFTDGNAEANLGRSQKLKLCQEMIEDNKYENNKPSQLLYISNDWYESSDDENHIDITTRLPNELIKNKNSQKEIQIDSHAKKVKKLLFELIDKEKSLISLRGYELKEYDDDFLLVTTKNKIYLTKLHPLIITSFTTDDIFPISDMSFCEYKEIFQAIHGIKYVVHLKEVNAVAVASSAGLISILRLTEFKGLYSFRQEYIMGWEVQDPRTMDRTNFYCILETILRDGYSNRYYCMTDDLHLPFRNILGMDYRYMPGNKIEDYEPYVILYVYYESYIHRFKISVNSESNIPI; encoded by the coding sequence atGAACTTTGATTCTGATTTGTTCCAAAAATGGCTGTTCACTAGAAGAGTTAAAAACGTAAATTGCATTGGTTCACCCGTTTCTGAAAATGGTGCTGGTGGTAGAGAAGATATTCCAAATGAAATcgaagaattgaaaaaaatatatgatGTGTTATATATGAAAGATGTTAGAGATGTGAAGACTGAATTCAGTGATTTGACTGTAGCTTCTGCAATGgaatatcaaaataatttagcAAACCTTTCAGTATCTTCCAATTTTAAAGCAAATAATAACGAATTGTAtgatgaatttattaagaGAGTGAAAAGAGAGAAGGTTAATAGAGAACCTGTTCTTTGTAAATCAAGAATTCAGGATCCCGCAATGTTATTATTGCCTCCAAATGAAAGATTATTGGTTGAAGActtagaaaatgatatttcagAAATGCCTGGTGCACTCGATATAATAAACGTTTATGGCAATACCTTTTGTTGTTATAAAAACTGGTGTTTTACTGCAATCAAAggaaaaatttcaatacaCAATATAGATGAATTAACCGATGGAAAACATATTTCAACTACcattgatttaaataaattttatcaatcaaataattttaatgagCTTTACTCTTCTTTAGGGATGTCTCGATATGCTCCAATGAAAAGGAACGATGAGTTAGATTTAGATATTGACATGGATATTGACaatgaattgaatgaacatATAACATTTATGAAAATCTCAAAATTAATGGATATTGATGTTCTGTGTGTGACCACTGAATTATCACATGCATTCATCATTAGTATTCAAGATATATTAGAACAAACTAACATTAATAACAAATCAAATAAGCTATGCAATTTCTCATCTGATATAAAAccagaaaatttaaatatatggATATTCAAAGTAAGTGAGAGTTGTTGGAGTAtcgatatttttgataatttatctgATGGAATGGCATTTATAGCTATTGGGCATAATAAACCAGGTATTAcgattttttcaattccaTTTGAGAAATTAAAGAGAAACTATAGACCTAGTGTCGAGTACTCTAAATctagaaaaattaatgttCAAGAAATCTTATGTGGTCATAATATTCCGTCTCTTAAATTTCTCCCTGAGCAGGTTGACTCTAATGGTAATATCCTATTAGTATTTGCATCAATTTTTGGTAACGTTGCtacaatgaaaataaaactagataaagattttaataaaatagtgTGCAATATACATGATTACCAATTGTTTGATGAATATTGttggaatattattaatctaAAAAGAACTGATTTTTTGAAGGtatcaaaatttgaatttttaactctaaattatcaaaacaattataaaaaatctaTTATAAGTTCTATTTATCAAGATAGTACTTTATTTGGTCTTGTACCAGAAAGTGTCCTTGTATCAGATGACTTAGGAATCGGTACTTTAACCACGCAAATATCGGTTCCTTTGTCAAATATATCACATAGAAGAACAGATTACATTGATTCTGATATAAAATTACGGTATACTTGTTTTGATGATGACAATTCGATAATAGAGGGTACTTTAAAACCTGAGATAGCATTGACATATGATCCATTAAGCGAGTACTATGACTACAATTATGATAATAGTTTAACCTGGGATGATAAAGTGAAATATTCAACAAGAATACAGTCACTTTGTCATTATCATCCGTTTATGGATTACTCTAAGTTTGATTTTGGCAGTAACTTCAATCAaacatttgaaaaatggattATTTCAAACGAGAAGTtagatgataataatagaaatgGTAATGGAAAAACAGAGTCTAATTATTTACTTGAATATGCTTTCACCTTTACTGATGGAAATGCTGAAGCAAATTTAGGTCGTtctcaaaaattgaaattatgtCAAGAAATGATTGAggataataaatatgaaaacAATAAGCCTAGTCAATTATTGTACATATCAAATGATTGGTATGAAAGCtctgatgatgaaaatcATATTGATATTACGACACGCTTACCAAATGAACTCATAAAGAACAAAAACTCTCAGaaagaaattcaaatagATAGCCATGCAAAGAAAGTTAAGAAACTATTATTCGAGCTTAtagataaagaaaaatctttaatttctttaagaGGATACGAATTGAAAGAATACGACGATGATTTCCTTCTAGTCACTACcaagaataaaatatatttaaccAAATTGCACCCTCTAATTATAACTTCTTTTACAACTGATGATATATTTCCAATAAGTGATATGTCATTTTGTGAATACAAAGAGATATTTCAAGCCATCCATGGCATTAAGTACGTGGTACATTTGAAGGAGGTCAATGCAGTAGCAGTAGCATCATCTGCGGGGCTGATTTCTATATTGAGGCTTACTGAATTTAAAGGCTTGTACTCTTTTAGACAGGAATATATAATGGGTTGGGAGGTTCAAGATCCAAGGACGATGGATCGAACCAATTTTTACTGCATACTGGAAACAATATTGAGAGATGGATACAGCAATAGGTATTACTGTATGACTGACGATTTGCATTTACCTTTCAGGAACATATTAGGTATGGATTATAGGTATATGCCaggaaataaaatagaGGACTACGAACCATATGTGatattatatgtatattacGAAAGTTATATTCACCGGTTCAAAATCTCCGTCAATAGCGAATCTAACATCCCTATCTAG
- the AIM21 gene encoding Aim21p (similar to Saccharomyces cerevisiae YIR003W; ancestral locus Anc_7.156) has protein sequence MSEDIPVVPKRPTRRQTASEIPIASQEENVDQEIARARAMGKSKTEVDIIGTKQDVTLPNIPARRPIRTSTTQELNDLIDSTNEQLDEIQAIVQPNLQGQLATQVGAEEEEIKEEEVKEEGEPEEEIEAVETEESVTLEEPLVPKRPSKVRTEVKESDSNGTEETVASVEGTIVSNELEKVTTEPEIGIENESNEEEPIVPKRPKKVASDSNGATAEALEKETASVEPEEPIIPKRPSKVEDNENANDAPTTENKTEEPTIPKRPVKVNNEVNENANEETPIVPSERPVQKKKSSAPPPPVPKKPSSRIAAFQKMIEEQQMQNIQSSSRGVATNTSQENLNGQTTDPTTKTNNGTSSIGSKAQQLTGLFALPGMMPMGGIPDSLAKKLQPPSSTSEGVTASVVTSVTRRAKGPRGRKLPKAVASIEKINVDIHKNDIEIIPMWRFTFGEPADTATVTDTTPSPPPQPLEVDELNESDGPNVDNNDNGTETEIETDSIQDRDQLAPTESLEKDLEEEIETQMQHEILDSEPASHEQ, from the coding sequence ATGTCAGAAGATATACCTGTGGTGCCAAAGAGACCAACCAGAAGACAAACAGCATCGGAAATTCCAATTGCAAGCCAAGAAGAGAATGTCGACCAAGAGATAGCTAGAGCGAGAGCGATGGGGAAATCCAAGACAGAGGTAGATATTATTGGAACTAAACAAGATGTTACTCTGCCAAACATCCCTGCCAGGAGACCAATCAGGACCTCGACCACTCAAGAATTGAATGATCTGATCGATAGCACGAATGAGCAATTGGATGAAATACAAGCGATCGTTCAACCTAATTTACAGGGGCAGCTAGCGACTCAGGTTGGAGCAGAGGAAGAGGAgataaaagaagaagaagtaaAAGAAGAGGGCGAGCCGGAGGAAGAGATAGAAGCAGTGGAAACAGAAGAATCAGTTACATTAGAAGAGCCACTTGTGCCTAAGAGACCTTCTAAAGTTAGGACCGAAGTTAAAGAATCCGATAGCAATGGGACTGAGGAGACCGTTGCTAGTGTCGAaggcactattgtttcCAATGAACTAGAAAAGGTGACTACTGAACCTGAGATTGGCATCGAGAATGAAAGCAATGAAGAAGAGCCAATAGTTCCAAAGAGACCAAAAAAGGTTGCTAGTGACTCTAATGGCGCGACTGCCGAGGCActagaaaaagaaaccGCGTCCGTTGAGCCTGAAGAGCCGATTATTCCTAAGAGACCTTCTAAAGTTGAAGACAACGAGAATGCTAATGATGCTCCAACAACAGAGAATAAGACTGAAGAACCCACCATTCCTAAGAGGCCTGTTAAAGTTAACAATGAGGTGAATGAGAACGCGAACGAAGAAACACCAATAGTTCCTAGCGAACGTCCAGtacaaaaaaagaaaagctCGGCGCCTCCCCCACCAGTTCCTAAGAAACCTTCTAGTCGCATAGCTGCATTTCAAAAGATGATTGAAGAACAACAAATGCAAAACATACAATCGTCTAGCCGTGGCGTTGCCACCAATACTAGTCAAGAGAATCTCAATGGACAAACAACAGACCCAACAACAAAAACGAACAACGGTACTAGTAGTATTGGATCAAAAGCACAGCAATTGACTGGCTTATTTGCATTACCGGGCATGATGCCAATGGGGGGCATTCCGGACTCATTAGCGAAGAAACTGCAACCACCCTCATCGACATCGGAAGGAGTGACAGCAAGTGTTGTCACAAGTGTGACACGCAGAGCGAAAGGACCAAGAGGACGTAAATTACCAAAAGCAGTTGCAAGCATCGAGAAGATTAACGTTGATATCcataaaaatgatattgagATAATCCCCATGTGGAGATTTACATTTGGTGAACCGGCTGACACGGCCACAGTGACAGACACCACACCATCGCCACCGCCACAACCACTTGAAGTAGATGAACTAAATGAATCAGATGGACCAAAcgttgataataatgataatggGACCGAGACCGAGATCGAGACTGACAGTATTCAAGACCGTGACCAATTGGCTCCTACCGAATCCTTAGAAAAAGACCTTGAAGAAGAGATCGAGACCCAAATGCAACACGAGATCCTAGATTCAGAGCCAGCAAGCCATGAACAATAG